Proteins encoded in a region of the uncultured Paludibaculum sp. genome:
- the uvrA gene encoding excinuclease ABC subunit UvrA has translation MDELLRIRGARVHNLKNLSVDLPHNKLTVVTGVSGSGKSSLVFDTIYAEGQRRYVESLSAYARQFLDRMEKPDVDEIQGIAPPIAIRQKNTTRNPRSTVATSTEIYDYVRLLYARTGLTYCPTCGQLVERDTVDPVARKMLAQPDGSRWYALFPIVTFKPGDAAALRDHLFDLRKRGFNRLFQNSTMYEFSTPESLLDVDFSKPAFVLADRLVIRADQKQRIVDTVEICYREAGEVVFEQAGEPEPQQIRFSERFACKTCNVEFLTPEPSLFSFNNPYGACPKCQGFGNTIDYDLDLVIPDPTLSIADGAVDPWNKPQYQWMREEFIGKSRNKVRANVPYVDLKPAEKSVVLDAIRRFFLEVETKKYKVHVRVFLSRYRGYTQCPACNGSRLRADALNVRVSGKTIAEVVRLNIAEAKEFFDELEQAPEQAAIAEKVLVEIRQRLKFLNDVGLQYLTLDRLSATLSGGEAQRIQLATCLGSRLVGATYVLDEPSIGLHSRDTERLIRILEELRDLGNTILVVEHDADVMRAADHVVDMGPGAGELGGLVTFEGTLAKMLSTNGKRNTSLTAKYLKGDLRTSLKKDRRPVDRKRLLKFFGCRANNLQTIDVEVPLGMMTVVTGVSGSGKSSLVHDVIHRTLESRYRRDLSKEGAKEDDEVLAQKAEKQTCRKVENAELIREMVLVDQSPIGRTPRSNPVTYCKAFDVIRELFASTPEADRRGYTAGHFSFNIAGGRCETCQGDGTVTVEMQFLADVELICEDCKGTRYKSSVLDVRYRGMNIHEVLGMTIREALAFFADQPKLVSRLKPLSDVGLGYLRLGQSATTLSGGEAQRVKLASHLTQADSKGMLYLFDEPTTGLHFDDIAKLLDAFERLVHNGASLLIIEHNLEVIRHADWVIDLGPEGGSGGGRVVTAGTPEQVARCAESYTGQFLKALV, from the coding sequence GTGGACGAACTCCTGAGGATCCGCGGGGCGCGGGTTCATAATCTGAAAAACCTGAGTGTCGACCTGCCGCACAACAAGCTGACGGTGGTGACGGGTGTGTCCGGCTCTGGCAAATCGTCGCTGGTGTTCGACACCATCTATGCGGAAGGCCAGCGCCGGTATGTGGAAAGCCTGTCGGCGTATGCCAGACAGTTTCTCGATCGCATGGAGAAGCCGGATGTCGACGAGATTCAAGGCATCGCCCCACCGATTGCAATCCGGCAGAAGAACACGACACGGAATCCGCGTTCGACCGTCGCTACGTCGACAGAGATCTACGACTATGTGCGGCTGCTGTACGCACGGACCGGCTTGACCTATTGCCCAACCTGCGGGCAACTGGTGGAGCGAGACACGGTGGATCCGGTCGCGCGGAAGATGCTGGCGCAACCCGACGGGTCGCGCTGGTATGCTCTGTTCCCAATTGTGACGTTCAAGCCAGGCGATGCCGCCGCGTTGCGTGATCACCTGTTCGACCTGCGCAAGCGGGGCTTCAATCGGCTGTTCCAGAACTCCACGATGTATGAGTTTTCGACGCCCGAGTCGCTGTTGGACGTCGATTTCTCGAAGCCCGCGTTTGTGCTGGCCGACAGGTTGGTGATTCGCGCCGACCAGAAGCAGCGCATCGTGGACACCGTCGAGATCTGCTACCGCGAGGCGGGTGAGGTCGTGTTTGAACAGGCCGGAGAGCCGGAACCGCAGCAGATCCGGTTCAGCGAGCGCTTCGCCTGCAAGACCTGCAACGTCGAGTTCCTGACACCGGAACCCTCGCTGTTCAGTTTCAATAACCCCTACGGGGCATGCCCCAAATGCCAGGGCTTTGGAAACACCATCGACTACGACCTGGATCTGGTGATTCCCGATCCGACGCTGTCCATCGCCGACGGGGCCGTGGATCCGTGGAACAAACCCCAATACCAGTGGATGCGCGAGGAGTTCATCGGAAAATCGCGCAACAAAGTACGGGCTAACGTACCCTATGTGGACCTGAAGCCCGCGGAGAAGAGCGTGGTGCTGGATGCCATCCGGCGCTTCTTCCTCGAAGTCGAGACCAAGAAGTACAAAGTCCACGTACGAGTGTTCCTGAGCCGCTACCGGGGCTATACACAGTGCCCGGCGTGCAACGGGTCACGATTGCGGGCCGATGCTTTGAACGTGCGCGTAAGCGGTAAGACGATCGCGGAAGTCGTGCGGCTGAACATTGCCGAGGCCAAGGAGTTCTTCGACGAGTTGGAGCAGGCTCCGGAACAGGCGGCCATCGCGGAGAAGGTGCTGGTGGAGATCCGGCAGCGGCTAAAGTTCCTGAATGATGTGGGCCTGCAGTATCTGACGCTCGACCGGCTGTCGGCGACGCTTTCCGGTGGTGAAGCGCAGAGGATCCAACTGGCGACGTGCCTGGGCTCCCGGTTGGTGGGCGCGACGTACGTGCTGGATGAACCCTCGATCGGTCTGCACTCACGCGATACGGAGCGATTGATTCGGATTCTCGAGGAGTTAAGGGACCTCGGCAACACGATTCTCGTGGTGGAACACGATGCTGACGTGATGCGGGCCGCGGACCACGTGGTTGACATGGGGCCCGGCGCCGGTGAGTTGGGAGGATTGGTGACCTTTGAAGGCACCCTGGCGAAGATGCTCTCGACCAATGGGAAGCGCAATACGTCCCTGACGGCCAAGTACCTAAAGGGTGACCTACGTACTTCGCTGAAGAAGGACCGGCGGCCGGTGGATCGTAAGCGGCTGTTGAAGTTCTTTGGGTGCCGCGCGAACAATCTGCAGACCATCGACGTCGAGGTGCCCCTGGGCATGATGACCGTGGTGACCGGCGTATCGGGGTCAGGCAAGTCGTCGCTGGTCCACGACGTGATTCACCGCACGCTGGAGTCGCGCTATCGCCGGGATCTGTCGAAAGAAGGCGCGAAGGAAGACGACGAAGTCCTCGCGCAGAAGGCGGAGAAACAGACCTGCCGCAAGGTGGAGAACGCTGAGTTGATCCGGGAGATGGTGCTGGTGGACCAGTCGCCGATCGGCCGGACCCCCCGCTCGAATCCAGTCACATACTGCAAAGCCTTCGACGTGATCCGCGAACTGTTCGCATCGACGCCGGAAGCCGACCGGCGCGGCTACACGGCGGGACACTTCTCGTTCAACATCGCGGGCGGCCGGTGCGAAACTTGCCAAGGTGACGGAACAGTCACGGTGGAGATGCAGTTTCTGGCGGACGTCGAATTGATCTGCGAGGACTGCAAGGGGACACGCTACAAGTCGTCCGTCCTGGATGTGCGGTACCGGGGCATGAACATCCACGAAGTATTGGGCATGACGATTCGGGAAGCGCTGGCATTCTTTGCGGATCAGCCCAAGTTGGTGTCGCGGTTGAAACCACTCTCGGACGTTGGGTTAGGCTATCTGCGGCTGGGCCAATCGGCGACGACACTATCGGGCGGCGAGGCGCAGCGGGTGAAATTGGCGTCCCATCTGACGCAGGCCGACTCGAAGGGCATGCTGTATCTCTTCGATGAGCCCACCACGGGGCTGCACTTCGACGATATCGCGAAGCTGCTGGATGCGTTCGAGAGGCTGGTGCACAACGGTGCGAGCCTGCTGATCATCGAGCACAACCTGGAAGTGATCCGCCATGCGGACTGGGTGATCGACCTGGGTCCGGAGGGTGGTTCCGGCGGTGGGCGCGTCGTGACGGCCGGGACGCCGGAGCAAGTGGCGCGTTGCGCGGAGTCGTATACCGGCCAGTTCCTCAAGGCATTGGTGTAG
- the mutY gene encoding A/G-specific adenine glycosylase — MLIPPPRKASQLLLDWYSAAGRDLPWRRTRDPWKIMVSEIMLQQTRVAAVIPYYQRFLERYPEPRDLAQAPEQEFLAIWSGLGYYSRARNLQRAAIQITAARGFPQTYEEIRTLPGVGEYTAAAIASICFSLPYAVLDGNVIRVLSRLGLEKGDVSSSSVRVRLKEHAQRLLDPKRPADFNQAIMELGATVCLPRSPQCLLCPWRELCQARSAGVQNELPIKLKKRDPVKLAMELFLVEKNGSILLRQRGQTESKLAGFWELPAARDMPSAHRGECLGSFKHSITHHDYTIEVYRASAAKAPKGFHWFQLNELEDVPLATMTRKALALA; from the coding sequence ATGCTCATTCCCCCGCCTCGCAAGGCCAGCCAACTTCTGCTCGACTGGTACTCCGCCGCCGGCCGTGATCTGCCCTGGCGCCGCACCCGCGACCCTTGGAAGATCATGGTCTCCGAGATCATGCTGCAGCAGACCCGCGTCGCGGCCGTGATCCCCTACTATCAGCGCTTTCTGGAACGCTACCCGGAGCCACGCGACCTCGCGCAGGCACCCGAGCAGGAGTTCCTCGCCATCTGGTCCGGCCTCGGCTACTACTCCCGCGCGCGCAATCTGCAGCGCGCCGCCATACAAATCACCGCCGCCCGCGGCTTTCCTCAGACGTATGAGGAGATCCGTACGCTGCCGGGAGTGGGCGAGTACACCGCCGCCGCCATCGCCTCCATCTGCTTCTCGCTGCCTTACGCCGTTCTCGACGGCAACGTCATCCGCGTCCTGTCGCGCCTTGGCCTGGAGAAAGGCGACGTCTCGAGTTCCAGCGTCCGCGTCCGGCTGAAAGAGCACGCCCAGCGCCTGCTCGATCCCAAGCGGCCCGCCGACTTCAATCAGGCCATTATGGAACTGGGTGCCACAGTCTGCCTGCCCCGCAGCCCCCAATGCCTGCTCTGTCCCTGGCGCGAGCTCTGCCAGGCGCGCTCTGCCGGAGTCCAGAACGAGCTCCCCATCAAGCTGAAGAAGCGCGATCCCGTCAAGCTGGCCATGGAGCTCTTTCTGGTCGAGAAGAACGGTAGCATCCTCCTGCGGCAGCGTGGCCAGACCGAATCCAAGCTTGCCGGCTTCTGGGAGTTGCCCGCGGCTCGCGATATGCCCTCTGCCCACCGTGGCGAGTGCCTCGGTTCGTTCAAGCACTCCATCACCCACCATGACTACACGATCGAGGTCTATCGCGCCTCCGCCGCCAAAGCCCCGAAGGGATTCCACTGGTTCCAGCTCAACGAACTGGAAGACGTGCCACTCGCCACCATGACACGCAAGGCGCTCGCCCTGGCTTGA
- a CDS encoding diguanylate cyclase: MGAIEIQVFVSLVVILGAAFVALICDFLKGSNEQLREANIVMRVRQDERDKRDDLVEKVQQQTIEVVAKVQGALAARPVVPAVPAAQPAPWTQQPTAAPLMTPVSDARELFERAQSERSARGRRTGRRVEEKPTAPLKSEPVAGWAQDIVIRKHQEAEPVEAAAAEMAPAEATQVPVPAAPVAMPAPIAQSSNYEFAATDAPADLSAPAPGLEHSETFVPLASTASLTLVPSGASPVFVVPSYSNLTEMEDHGMAGTPPQTTQEADRSPAMVDAQQTLQSQAVSVPVAISTFGVEANPLEPEAAIPHMAESTAACRLAEGSTVALATANPAAMAASVVELTSNAVSAQAESNFPALNLHSEVPEFEIVPPAIEEFSGNQESSEVFEAPLAEGPFAETVSTEQAPAGVAEITEEPVVVFEAPIAEAVVAEEAPAEAAEVVEGPVAVASEAPVAEPVATETVVIDDTLSEAVASSISESAEAVVQELPMVDSMDAPISTPDYSLLDDMPVYAEIPTLPRVEAMPEPVAVAPVEAAPASLFEPTVVEGAPDEEIQVVRIRVLRDDDVLPGSEFADTLISLDELSSLSSTSAHAEAIAVAQSLVAEVAADVQPEQLAEPESIIARMLAEAQPELFVEAEPVNAEMPSEAQPEEVAEPGSIVARMLAEVEPEPVIEAEPVVVAMQAEVEPEPVVDAEPVVAEMLGEAQPEAVIEAGPVTAEMLDEARPEPFAEFASSLETSEEPSIWLTGAEPSTWDLHPEPVVTEAEPIPDEPMFAEASALALAASSEPFSYRPTIPDPVAETAAPVIPQSEMRPKVVEMRTAAPHRIEQEAPSAPTLALPGGFHEPNALARLLEDESTFAGLVIAVSVVDYVRLMADQGKPAIEQIMASVTRLIMSLTREQDFACRIAEDEFILIFGSETGAAAKRRTQLVSERLWDYQLRSLGSVSIIFSWGAAESQLQPIVHAVENAREQMLETRRNRRNLTGVSRRFGRQVANS; the protein is encoded by the coding sequence ATGGGCGCAATAGAAATCCAGGTGTTCGTCAGCCTGGTGGTCATTCTCGGAGCCGCCTTCGTCGCGCTGATCTGTGATTTTCTGAAGGGCAGCAATGAGCAACTTCGGGAAGCCAACATCGTCATGCGCGTTCGTCAGGATGAGCGCGACAAACGTGACGACCTTGTCGAGAAGGTTCAGCAGCAGACCATCGAGGTAGTGGCCAAGGTGCAGGGAGCGTTGGCTGCCCGGCCCGTCGTGCCCGCAGTTCCGGCAGCCCAGCCCGCCCCATGGACCCAGCAGCCAACGGCCGCCCCGCTGATGACTCCGGTTTCCGATGCGCGCGAACTGTTTGAGCGGGCACAGTCGGAACGGTCCGCTCGTGGCCGGCGCACCGGGCGCCGGGTCGAGGAGAAGCCGACCGCGCCGCTCAAGTCAGAACCTGTTGCCGGTTGGGCACAAGACATCGTCATCCGGAAGCATCAGGAGGCTGAGCCCGTCGAGGCGGCAGCCGCTGAGATGGCACCAGCCGAGGCGACACAAGTCCCAGTGCCTGCCGCACCGGTGGCCATGCCGGCCCCCATCGCTCAGTCCTCCAACTACGAGTTCGCCGCTACAGACGCCCCCGCTGATCTGTCCGCGCCCGCGCCCGGTTTGGAGCACAGCGAGACCTTTGTTCCGCTGGCGTCCACGGCCTCGCTGACACTTGTCCCCTCCGGTGCTTCCCCGGTGTTTGTGGTGCCGTCCTATTCCAATCTCACTGAGATGGAAGACCATGGGATGGCAGGCACTCCTCCTCAAACGACGCAGGAAGCCGATCGTTCTCCCGCCATGGTCGACGCCCAGCAGACCCTGCAGTCCCAGGCCGTCTCCGTGCCGGTTGCCATCTCCACTTTTGGCGTCGAAGCCAATCCTTTGGAGCCGGAGGCCGCCATTCCCCATATGGCTGAGTCCACAGCCGCCTGCCGGCTGGCTGAAGGCTCAACAGTTGCTCTGGCTACCGCGAATCCAGCCGCCATGGCGGCCTCAGTGGTGGAGTTGACGTCCAACGCGGTGAGTGCCCAGGCGGAGTCCAACTTCCCGGCTCTCAACCTTCACTCGGAAGTGCCGGAATTCGAGATTGTTCCACCCGCGATTGAGGAGTTCTCAGGGAACCAGGAATCCTCCGAAGTATTCGAAGCGCCACTCGCCGAAGGTCCTTTCGCTGAGACAGTTTCGACCGAACAGGCTCCGGCCGGAGTTGCGGAGATCACCGAAGAGCCCGTCGTCGTGTTCGAAGCTCCTATTGCCGAAGCTGTTGTGGCCGAAGAAGCTCCGGCGGAAGCGGCGGAGGTTGTGGAAGGGCCTGTCGCCGTCGCGTCCGAAGCGCCGGTTGCCGAACCCGTTGCGACTGAAACCGTGGTGATCGACGATACGCTGTCTGAGGCAGTTGCGTCGTCCATCAGCGAATCGGCTGAAGCCGTTGTTCAAGAACTGCCCATGGTCGACTCCATGGACGCTCCTATCTCGACTCCCGACTACTCTCTGCTCGACGACATGCCTGTCTACGCGGAGATTCCAACCCTGCCTCGCGTGGAAGCGATGCCCGAGCCTGTGGCCGTTGCACCGGTCGAGGCTGCCCCCGCCTCGCTCTTCGAGCCCACCGTGGTCGAAGGCGCGCCAGATGAAGAGATCCAGGTGGTTCGCATCCGCGTCCTGCGCGACGACGATGTGCTGCCCGGCTCTGAATTCGCTGACACTCTCATCTCATTGGACGAGTTGTCTTCTTTGTCGTCTACTTCTGCTCATGCGGAGGCCATCGCGGTAGCTCAATCGCTGGTCGCCGAAGTGGCGGCCGACGTCCAACCGGAACAGCTTGCCGAGCCCGAGTCCATCATTGCAAGGATGCTAGCCGAAGCCCAACCGGAGCTGTTCGTCGAAGCCGAGCCGGTGAATGCTGAGATGCCGTCCGAAGCTCAGCCGGAAGAAGTCGCCGAGCCTGGGTCCATCGTTGCCAGGATGCTGGCCGAAGTCGAGCCGGAACCGGTCATTGAAGCTGAGCCTGTCGTGGTTGCGATGCAGGCCGAAGTCGAGCCGGAACCGGTTGTCGATGCCGAGCCAGTTGTCGCCGAGATGCTGGGCGAAGCCCAACCGGAAGCGGTCATTGAAGCCGGACCGGTGACTGCCGAGATGCTGGACGAAGCTCGGCCCGAACCCTTTGCCGAGTTCGCCAGTTCCCTTGAAACATCCGAAGAGCCATCCATCTGGCTCACTGGCGCGGAACCATCCACTTGGGATCTCCACCCGGAACCCGTCGTCACCGAAGCGGAGCCCATCCCGGACGAGCCGATGTTCGCCGAGGCTTCAGCTCTCGCCCTTGCTGCTTCCAGCGAGCCGTTTTCCTACCGACCGACGATTCCAGATCCGGTCGCCGAAACGGCGGCACCCGTCATTCCACAAAGCGAGATGCGCCCCAAGGTCGTCGAAATGCGCACCGCTGCTCCACATCGCATCGAGCAGGAAGCTCCGTCTGCTCCAACGCTGGCTCTCCCCGGCGGCTTCCATGAGCCCAACGCACTCGCCCGTCTTCTCGAGGACGAATCGACCTTCGCTGGTCTCGTGATTGCTGTCAGCGTGGTCGACTACGTCCGCCTGATGGCCGATCAGGGGAAGCCCGCCATTGAGCAGATTATGGCGTCCGTCACGCGTCTGATCATGTCGCTCACCCGCGAACAGGATTTCGCCTGCCGCATTGCGGAAGACGAGTTCATCCTCATCTTCGGAAGCGAAACCGGCGCAGCCGCCAAACGCCGTACACAGTTGGTTTCTGAACGTTTGTGGGATTACCAACTGCGCTCCCTTGGCTCCGTGTCCATCATCTTCAGTTGGGGCGCCGCCGAGTCGCAGCTTCAGCCTATCGTTCATGCCGTCGAGAATGCTCGCGAGCAGATGCTGGAAACCCGCCGCAACCGGCGTAATCTCACCGGCGTCTCCCGCCGTTTCGGTCGCCAGGTGGCCAATAGCTAA
- a CDS encoding response regulator has protein sequence MSASPANILVVDDDAAVREVVASMLRTAGYTVSVAANGREALTSLQHEKFQVIITDLVMPEQEGIETIKLIRRDYPDVRVIAMSGAFGGDYLRIAGYLGAHGTLAKPLQLATVLKAVSDALA, from the coding sequence GTGAGCGCCAGTCCGGCAAATATTCTCGTTGTGGATGACGACGCCGCCGTTCGCGAGGTCGTAGCTTCGATGCTGCGGACGGCGGGTTACACGGTTTCGGTGGCGGCGAATGGCCGCGAAGCGCTGACCAGTCTCCAGCACGAAAAGTTCCAGGTGATCATCACCGATCTGGTTATGCCGGAGCAGGAAGGCATTGAGACCATCAAGCTGATCCGGCGGGATTACCCCGATGTGCGGGTAATTGCGATGTCAGGAGCTTTTGGCGGCGACTATCTTCGGATTGCAGGCTATCTGGGTGCCCATGGAACCCTGGCAAAGCCGCTGCAGCTCGCAACCGTCCTGAAGGCTGTCTCCGACGCGCTCGCATAA
- a CDS encoding UPF0182 family protein, with protein sequence MGRGLILAIILVVLLGVRWVAGFAIEYEWWHEMGQVETWIQMLSYGSVPVVGAGLLAFVAFWVAHARGMKHAGTSMRQHPGYAKLATAVALALATLVAVATVDSWTVVRWFGGHGLDSGGWRDPVFGHPLSFYFFDVPFLGVVLRYLLAVSVVAALAHWLTARGWSLKDQLPDWNPQEGIRLDMAGLSLHGALDSSFLRGVAAFFLVAWASKFYLDRYDLLLDDHGSLVGVDWVAENLTIPLLWLNIVAALAAAAGMLMRKPKVLIGLVATYALLVAAPMLVTAVYVRPSEITIQKPFIKRHIEATRSAYGLGTHTKETDFAAKIEAPIDVSKHRQLLDNVRLWDWRAFHDTVTQIQALRPYYVFHDSDVDRYQVDGQLRQVLVTPREIDVAQLPGDARSRWINPHFIYTHGYGMVVAEAARITKEGLPLLLVQDAPAVVKTPSLKLTRPELYYGEVSHEPVFVHTKQPEFNYPSGAGNVETRYEGKGGFPMSSIPMRLAAALSTGDWNILLTSYLAPESRMMIRRKVRERLEALAGFVVWDADPYLVITKAGRLTWMVDGYTTSNAHPYSKMFVLEDIGRVNYIRNSVKATVDAYDGTISLYAFGDRDPLLAAYQQLFPKLIQPWSAMPDELKAHARYPELIFRLQAEVYRTYHMTNPEAFFNKEDQWDIARNLNGPSGKPEPVSPTYVVATLPGSDVAEFLLMTTFTPRNKDNLIGVMVARCDGSALGELNFLQLSKQELIFGPMQIEARISQDQNISKDLTLWNQQGSQVLRGQMLVLPVENTLLYIEPIYIQASEARMPQLKKVVVAMGNRLIYTDTYEQALSELTGVPIQPTQSKGQTTEPGETKTAGSGSTDQNEAARLRNEIQSHLKRFKELMAQGQFADAGKEIEALDRLARQR encoded by the coding sequence ATGGGCCGCGGTTTGATCCTAGCCATCATTCTGGTCGTACTGCTTGGCGTTCGCTGGGTGGCGGGCTTTGCGATCGAGTATGAGTGGTGGCACGAGATGGGCCAGGTGGAAACCTGGATCCAGATGCTGAGCTATGGCTCCGTGCCAGTTGTGGGGGCCGGCCTCCTGGCTTTCGTGGCATTCTGGGTCGCTCATGCGCGAGGCATGAAGCATGCGGGCACGAGCATGCGGCAGCACCCGGGCTACGCCAAACTCGCGACGGCTGTCGCTCTGGCGCTGGCTACGCTGGTGGCGGTGGCGACGGTGGATTCGTGGACCGTGGTGCGCTGGTTCGGCGGGCACGGACTGGACTCGGGCGGCTGGCGCGATCCAGTGTTCGGGCACCCCCTCTCCTTCTACTTCTTCGACGTGCCATTCCTGGGCGTGGTGCTGAGGTACCTGCTGGCGGTAAGCGTAGTCGCGGCGTTGGCGCATTGGCTGACGGCGCGCGGGTGGAGCCTAAAGGATCAGCTGCCGGACTGGAATCCGCAGGAGGGCATCCGGCTGGATATGGCCGGGCTTAGCCTGCACGGCGCGCTGGATTCTAGCTTTCTGCGTGGTGTGGCCGCCTTCTTCCTGGTGGCCTGGGCAAGCAAGTTCTATCTCGACCGGTACGACCTGCTGCTGGACGACCATGGGTCGCTGGTGGGCGTAGACTGGGTGGCGGAGAATCTGACCATTCCGCTCCTCTGGCTGAATATTGTGGCGGCGCTGGCGGCGGCGGCGGGCATGCTGATGCGAAAGCCGAAGGTCCTCATCGGTTTGGTGGCGACCTATGCCTTGCTGGTAGCGGCGCCCATGTTGGTAACGGCCGTCTATGTACGCCCGAGTGAAATCACGATCCAGAAGCCATTTATCAAACGTCATATCGAGGCAACGCGCTCAGCCTATGGGCTCGGCACACATACCAAGGAGACGGATTTCGCCGCGAAGATCGAGGCGCCGATCGACGTCTCCAAGCATCGCCAACTGCTGGACAATGTCCGGCTGTGGGACTGGCGGGCATTTCATGACACAGTGACCCAGATTCAGGCATTGCGGCCGTACTACGTATTTCATGACAGCGACGTCGATCGCTATCAAGTTGACGGCCAATTGCGCCAGGTGCTGGTGACTCCGCGCGAAATTGATGTGGCTCAGTTGCCGGGCGACGCACGGTCGCGGTGGATCAATCCGCATTTCATCTACACCCATGGGTATGGAATGGTGGTGGCCGAGGCGGCGAGGATTACGAAGGAAGGACTTCCGCTGCTGTTGGTACAGGACGCTCCGGCGGTAGTGAAGACCCCTTCGTTGAAGCTGACGCGGCCGGAACTGTACTACGGCGAAGTGTCGCATGAACCGGTGTTTGTTCACACGAAGCAACCTGAGTTCAACTATCCTTCAGGTGCGGGCAATGTGGAGACGAGATATGAGGGCAAGGGCGGCTTCCCCATGTCGTCGATTCCGATGCGGCTCGCGGCGGCGTTGTCGACGGGCGACTGGAACATTCTGTTGACGTCATATCTGGCTCCGGAAAGCCGCATGATGATCCGACGGAAGGTGCGTGAGCGGCTGGAGGCGCTGGCCGGATTTGTGGTGTGGGATGCCGATCCGTATCTGGTGATCACTAAAGCGGGACGGCTCACGTGGATGGTGGACGGCTACACGACCAGCAATGCACATCCTTATTCGAAGATGTTCGTTTTGGAAGACATTGGCAGGGTGAACTACATCCGAAATTCGGTCAAGGCGACCGTGGATGCGTACGACGGCACAATCAGCCTATATGCATTTGGGGACCGGGACCCGCTTCTGGCAGCCTATCAGCAGCTGTTCCCCAAGCTGATACAACCCTGGTCCGCGATGCCGGACGAGTTGAAGGCGCACGCACGCTATCCGGAACTGATCTTCCGGCTGCAAGCCGAGGTTTACCGGACGTACCATATGACGAATCCCGAGGCCTTCTTCAACAAGGAGGACCAATGGGACATCGCTCGAAACCTCAACGGCCCGTCGGGCAAGCCGGAACCAGTTTCTCCCACTTACGTAGTAGCTACGCTCCCTGGCAGCGACGTAGCGGAGTTTCTGTTAATGACGACATTTACCCCGAGGAACAAGGACAACCTGATTGGCGTGATGGTGGCTCGTTGCGATGGGTCGGCTCTGGGCGAACTGAATTTTCTACAGTTATCGAAGCAGGAGCTGATTTTCGGTCCGATGCAGATTGAGGCGAGGATCAGCCAGGATCAGAACATCTCGAAAGACCTAACTCTGTGGAATCAGCAGGGGTCACAGGTTCTGCGCGGGCAGATGTTGGTGCTGCCGGTGGAGAACACGTTGCTGTACATCGAGCCGATCTACATTCAGGCGTCAGAAGCGCGTATGCCGCAACTGAAGAAGGTGGTGGTGGCCATGGGGAACCGGCTCATCTACACCGACACGTATGAACAGGCCCTGAGCGAACTCACCGGGGTACCTATTCAGCCCACCCAGAGCAAGGGTCAGACCACGGAGCCGGGCGAAACGAAGACGGCTGGATCCGGATCCACTGACCAGAACGAGGCCGCCCGGCTCCGGAACGAAATCCAGTCGCATCTCAAACGCTTCAAAGAGTTGATGGCGCAAGGCCAGTTCGCGGACGCAGGCAAGGAGATCGAGGCTCTCGATCGACTGGCGCGCCAACGGTAG
- a CDS encoding DinB family protein, giving the protein MNPELALLLESIDEAFDRKSWHGPNLRGALRGVTCTTAQWRPAPGRHSIWELTLHCAYWKYVGRRRLTGEKRGSFPLQGSNFFPIPEESTEAAWKHSVNLLVAQHQDWRAAVTRATRLDARKIHLIRGVAAHDLYHAGQIQLLKRMQP; this is encoded by the coding sequence TTGAATCCTGAACTCGCTCTGCTGCTCGAATCCATCGACGAAGCTTTTGATCGCAAGTCCTGGCATGGCCCCAATCTCCGCGGAGCCCTCCGCGGCGTCACATGCACAACGGCCCAGTGGCGCCCCGCGCCCGGCCGGCATAGCATCTGGGAGCTCACTCTGCATTGCGCCTACTGGAAGTACGTGGGCCGGCGCCGCCTCACCGGTGAGAAACGCGGGTCATTCCCCCTCCAAGGCTCGAACTTCTTCCCCATACCCGAGGAGTCGACGGAAGCCGCCTGGAAGCACTCGGTCAACCTGCTCGTCGCTCAGCATCAGGACTGGCGGGCCGCCGTGACGCGGGCCACCCGGCTCGACGCTAGGAAGATCCATCTCATCCGAGGTGTGGCCGCCCACGACCTCTATCATGCCGGCCAGATCCAGTTGCTGAAGCGGATGCAGCCGTAG